In Pedobacter sp. WC2423, the following are encoded in one genomic region:
- a CDS encoding fibronectin type III domain-containing protein produces MNKSIYTAVLLVIAAITNIQAQDFNPKPFPDRVILTWKGSTAVSQTVTWRTDTTIVGAKAQIKAEDSSPALEDAITTYDADSRLLSGGQNYATAKYHSVTFNNLKPGTVYAYRVGAGEYWSEWFQFTTASADQSKPFSFIYLGDAQNDIRSKWSRVIRKAFAHEPDARFIIHTGDLINRSNNDKEWGEWHYGGGFINGMVPSMPSPGNHEYVRDEKRKLILDPHWGVQYTLPGNGPKGLEESVYYIDYQNVRVISLDSQMIILDEASAKIEYEWLEKVLKENTKLWTVITFHHPIFSTAKSRDNKDFRERFKPLFDKYHIDLVLQGHDHTYSRGQNLPRGLSGREASGPVYLVSVAGPKMYKVDGAKWMNVSLENTQLFQVIHVDGGNLKFEAYKTSGELFDAFSLKKSSRDHAAEFTDMNPAAKQ; encoded by the coding sequence ATGAACAAATCTATATATACCGCTGTACTGCTGGTTATTGCAGCCATTACAAATATTCAGGCACAGGATTTTAATCCGAAACCTTTTCCAGACCGTGTCATTTTAACCTGGAAAGGCAGTACTGCTGTTAGTCAAACAGTAACCTGGCGTACTGATACTACGATTGTGGGTGCCAAAGCACAAATTAAAGCGGAAGATTCCAGCCCTGCCCTGGAAGATGCGATTACAACTTATGATGCCGATTCCCGTTTATTGTCTGGTGGTCAGAACTATGCGACAGCGAAGTATCACAGTGTTACTTTTAATAATTTAAAGCCCGGAACAGTATATGCTTACCGTGTAGGTGCTGGGGAGTATTGGAGTGAATGGTTTCAGTTCACCACAGCATCTGCTGATCAGAGCAAGCCTTTTTCTTTTATTTACCTGGGTGATGCACAGAATGATATCCGTTCTAAATGGTCGCGCGTAATCCGTAAAGCATTTGCTCATGAACCGGATGCCCGTTTTATTATCCATACCGGTGACTTGATTAACAGGTCAAACAACGATAAGGAGTGGGGTGAGTGGCACTATGGTGGTGGTTTTATCAACGGAATGGTTCCGAGTATGCCTTCACCGGGAAACCATGAGTATGTTCGTGATGAGAAAAGAAAGCTGATTCTGGATCCGCATTGGGGTGTACAGTATACTTTGCCTGGAAATGGGCCTAAGGGCCTGGAAGAGTCTGTTTATTACATTGACTATCAAAATGTACGTGTAATATCATTGGATTCTCAAATGATTATTCTGGACGAGGCTTCTGCAAAGATTGAGTATGAATGGCTGGAAAAAGTTTTAAAGGAAAACACAAAATTGTGGACGGTCATCACTTTTCACCATCCTATCTTTTCTACGGCCAAAAGCAGGGACAATAAAGACTTCAGAGAGCGGTTTAAACCTTTATTTGACAAGTATCATATAGACCTTGTTTTGCAGGGACATGACCATACTTATAGCCGCGGACAGAATTTACCGCGCGGGTTATCTGGCAGGGAAGCCAGCGGGCCAGTGTACCTGGTTTCTGTTGCCGGCCCAAAAATGTATAAAGTGGATGGTGCTAAATGGATGAATGTTTCTCTGGAAAATACACAGTTATTCCAGGTGATTCATGTGGATGGCGGGAACCTGAAGTTTGAAGCTTACAAAACTTCAGGAGAATTGTTTGATGCTTTTTCCCTGAAAAAATCAAGCAGAGATCATGCCGCGGAATTTACAGATATGAACCCTGCTGCAAAGCAATAA
- a CDS encoding SusD/RagB family nutrient-binding outer membrane lipoprotein, whose translation MKFRYKTILVLFMAILSACTKDFDKINTNPNSPETTNTEFLMSEVILSTAYGYQENAVGRRPASAARYLTLVRNTGYDLFDWGPVDWDDTYARLSVNKTLLETAKGRSENQYVAISKIMKAFNFAYLTDLYGDIPYTQALQSKESNLIYPEYDQQQVIYPDLLRELQEANALLNGSTGEINAKGDALFNGKALQWRKFANTLRLRMLLRISKVYSAAFTDMQTMMNDKTTYPVFESSADNAAVAYLGNLAAYSWPGGPLAMIDFDYQKTKVSKELVDRLVQRNDPRLGLWVEPVKSTTGSTVDLNKYVGVPNAIDAPASYNGGEDHVSVFSAGFFRKNGGSSNPLLNATLITYTEQCFILAEAIQKGKLTVPGETAESMYYKGIKESMKSYGLTAPANYFDQPLVKYDGTLEQLITQKWIAMLFKGSEGWFDQRRTGYPAFVTGPLAAGRGIPKRYVFPDSESAKNKVNYQKAIAAFGPDKESTLMWYLK comes from the coding sequence ATGAAATTCAGATATAAAACTATCCTGGTGTTATTTATGGCCATACTGAGCGCCTGCACCAAAGATTTTGATAAAATCAATACCAATCCAAATTCTCCGGAAACGACCAATACAGAGTTCCTGATGTCCGAAGTGATCTTGTCTACTGCTTATGGCTACCAGGAAAATGCAGTAGGCAGAAGACCGGCTTCTGCTGCAAGGTACCTTACACTGGTTCGTAATACTGGCTATGATCTGTTTGACTGGGGACCGGTAGACTGGGACGATACCTACGCACGTTTATCGGTGAATAAAACCTTGCTGGAAACCGCAAAAGGCCGTTCTGAGAATCAGTATGTAGCAATCAGTAAAATTATGAAAGCTTTTAATTTTGCTTACCTGACTGATCTGTATGGAGATATTCCTTATACTCAGGCGCTGCAGTCGAAAGAAAGTAACCTCATTTATCCTGAATACGATCAGCAGCAGGTTATTTATCCTGATTTATTGAGAGAATTGCAGGAGGCTAATGCGCTTTTAAACGGAAGCACCGGCGAGATTAATGCCAAAGGCGATGCGCTGTTTAATGGCAAGGCGCTGCAATGGCGTAAGTTTGCCAATACTTTGCGTTTAAGGATGTTATTGCGTATTTCTAAAGTGTATAGTGCTGCATTTACTGACATGCAGACCATGATGAATGACAAAACTACTTATCCTGTTTTTGAAAGTAGTGCCGATAATGCAGCTGTTGCTTATCTGGGGAATTTAGCTGCATATAGCTGGCCAGGAGGCCCGCTGGCGATGATTGATTTTGATTATCAAAAGACAAAAGTAAGTAAGGAGCTGGTGGACAGGCTTGTCCAAAGAAATGATCCGCGACTGGGTTTATGGGTAGAACCAGTTAAAAGTACGACCGGTTCAACTGTAGACCTTAATAAATATGTTGGTGTACCTAATGCGATCGATGCGCCTGCTTCATATAATGGAGGAGAGGATCATGTTTCTGTTTTCTCTGCCGGGTTTTTTAGGAAAAATGGTGGCTCTTCCAATCCTTTATTGAACGCCACTCTGATAACCTATACCGAGCAATGTTTTATCCTGGCAGAAGCGATCCAGAAAGGTAAACTTACTGTGCCAGGAGAAACTGCAGAATCCATGTATTATAAGGGAATCAAAGAGTCTATGAAAAGTTATGGGCTCACTGCTCCTGCAAATTACTTTGACCAGCCTCTGGTTAAATATGATGGTACATTGGAACAGCTGATCACTCAGAAATGGATAGCGATGCTGTTTAAAGGATCGGAAGGCTGGTTTGATCAGCGCCGAACCGGTTATCCTGCTTTTGTTACCGGCCCTTTGGCTGCGGGCAGGGGAATTCCAAAACGTTATGTTTTTCCAGATTCTGAAAGTGCGAAAAATAAAGTCAATTACCAGAAAGCAATTGCTGCTTTTGGCCCGGACAAAGAATCTACACTAATGTGGTACCTCAAATAA
- a CDS encoding glycerophosphodiester phosphodiesterase family protein — translation MMNCKTNLLVMVFSCFTLITFGQRTVAPLPKCKNGFIVIAHRGSHLVKPENSIPAIEEAISLGADYVEIDLRTTSDGHLVLIHNENVDHTTNGKGRIQDLNLDEVAKLTLNAKDGHLYSLPSFMEALKACKNRINIYLDFKQADVAQAYEEIKAAGMEKQVLVYINKAEQYKLWRAVAPQMPLMCGLPSSIKTKEELIAVLRQMPLEATDNISDPALVAALKESGLAVFLDVQMADEDPLKWKAAMDKGVQGVQTDHPEALIKYLKINDLRDGLKASGL, via the coding sequence ATGATGAATTGTAAAACAAACTTACTGGTAATGGTATTCAGCTGTTTTACTTTGATCACATTCGGGCAGCGGACGGTAGCTCCGCTTCCCAAATGTAAAAATGGTTTTATTGTGATTGCGCATCGCGGAAGCCATCTGGTCAAACCTGAAAATAGTATACCCGCAATTGAGGAAGCGATCAGTCTTGGTGCTGATTATGTAGAAATAGATCTTCGTACAACTAGTGATGGTCATCTGGTTTTAATTCACAATGAAAATGTAGACCATACGACCAATGGCAAAGGCAGGATTCAGGATTTGAACCTGGACGAGGTAGCAAAGCTGACTTTGAATGCTAAGGATGGTCATTTATATAGTCTACCTTCATTTATGGAAGCTTTAAAAGCGTGCAAAAACCGGATTAATATTTATCTGGATTTTAAACAGGCTGATGTAGCACAGGCCTACGAGGAAATTAAGGCTGCGGGGATGGAAAAGCAAGTGCTTGTTTATATCAATAAAGCGGAGCAGTATAAGTTGTGGAGAGCAGTGGCTCCGCAAATGCCGCTGATGTGTGGCTTGCCTTCGTCCATAAAAACAAAAGAAGAATTGATTGCTGTTCTGCGTCAAATGCCATTAGAAGCAACTGATAATATTTCGGATCCGGCGCTTGTTGCCGCATTAAAGGAAAGCGGATTAGCTGTGTTTTTGGATGTGCAAATGGCCGATGAAGATCCGTTAAAATGGAAAGCAGCGATGGATAAAGGAGTTCAGGGGGTGCAAACCGATCATCCGGAAGCATTAATCAAGTACTTAAAAATAAATGATCTGCGTGATGGTTTGAAGGCTTCTGGACTTTAG
- a CDS encoding glycosyltransferase family A protein: MEQMANGYYSVITWKQYSLDTHFPKQIQQLNLENDDDYLLFLKFEDNSFIPNIDTLKESLEIILSENDRTLIILTPKKNAPIETASEDEHVCSFCCNLNIFSETFNSIKNFTVKPSELLFVFLDRITMGSNNFDRIIVKQLPFIIKHSVTNNDCDVVIPHLGNKLYLKNVLHYLSHIKATTGYVGIDQIIDKEIAEIITNNLDISFYNFSPTPVGPYVIRNTLIDQGINKLIFFQDSDDLPCADRFEIISDYMYNNGCDLCGSHELRMDYYTKTVLAVRYPVDVTAALKDGPWHSLLHPASAIERKTFYECNKLSQERTFGNDTKFLLYSFFIIKNIKNVDEFLYIRKRHPNSLTTSPGTMMGSGIRRSLLRLWNNDFELIKSEELNLEQSSLYYQDSAYPVKFWKI; this comes from the coding sequence ATGGAACAGATGGCAAATGGTTATTATAGTGTGATTACATGGAAACAATACAGTTTAGATACGCACTTTCCAAAACAGATTCAGCAACTGAACCTTGAAAATGATGATGATTACCTGTTATTTCTGAAATTTGAAGATAATTCCTTTATTCCGAATATTGATACCTTAAAAGAGTCTTTGGAGATTATTCTAAGTGAGAATGATAGGACACTTATTATTCTAACACCAAAAAAAAATGCTCCAATAGAAACAGCAAGTGAGGACGAACATGTTTGTTCTTTTTGCTGTAACCTCAACATTTTTAGTGAGACATTTAATTCAATAAAGAACTTTACCGTTAAACCTAGTGAATTACTTTTTGTCTTTTTAGACCGAATTACAATGGGAAGTAATAATTTTGACAGAATTATAGTGAAGCAACTCCCATTTATCATAAAACACTCAGTGACGAATAATGATTGTGACGTGGTTATACCGCATCTAGGGAATAAGTTATACCTTAAGAATGTCTTACACTATCTAAGTCATATTAAGGCAACTACAGGATATGTTGGTATTGACCAAATAATAGATAAGGAGATTGCTGAAATAATAACCAATAACCTTGATATTTCATTTTACAATTTTAGCCCGACACCAGTCGGACCATACGTGATCAGAAATACCCTGATTGATCAGGGAATAAATAAGCTTATATTTTTTCAAGATTCAGATGATTTGCCATGTGCTGATCGATTTGAAATAATATCAGATTACATGTATAACAACGGCTGTGATTTATGCGGTTCTCATGAATTAAGAATGGATTACTACACTAAAACCGTTCTGGCAGTAAGGTATCCTGTTGACGTAACGGCCGCGTTAAAAGATGGTCCATGGCACTCATTACTTCATCCGGCATCAGCTATTGAAAGAAAAACATTTTACGAATGTAATAAACTATCGCAGGAAAGAACTTTTGGTAATGATACAAAATTTTTACTTTATAGTTTTTTTATTATAAAAAACATTAAAAACGTTGACGAATTCCTTTATATCAGAAAACGTCATCCCAACTCCCTTACTACATCCCCTGGTACAATGATGGGTTCAGGAATTAGACGAAGCTTATTACGCTTATGGAATAACGATTTTGAATTAATAAAATCAGAGGAATTGAATTTAGAGCAATCTAGCTTATACTATCAAGACTCAGCATATCCAGTTAAATTTTGGAAAATATAA